A single region of the Gracilibacillus caseinilyticus genome encodes:
- a CDS encoding AbrB family transcriptional regulator gives MYKQLIQLFIMYLLSFLGATMFYFAHIPLPWILGPLLATFIYNTYTTTTLSQNKFILNISFLFTGCQIGATFTTTTLEKVIPYFVPFFIITVLLIYACMKSGELLAKYASIGKTTGVLGSIPGGLSVMVEMSDSLKANTGLVAIFHTIRLMAVLMIVPLLASFMFTQTDTATMVSDRISFNVWTAILYGLLFILAYLLRRKIPAPFVLIPMIIIACFKISGIEVGNVPVSLYHFAQVSIGIHLGLSITMSDIKKAGNFSWVFFLFTCVIIMLSVGLGYIFASMSNLSFATAMLSLAPGGLVEMAITAGEVNADPAIVGSLQLVRLLFIILILPFALKKWTKFDS, from the coding sequence TTGTACAAACAACTTATTCAATTATTTATCATGTATTTGCTGTCATTTCTTGGAGCAACTATGTTTTATTTCGCTCACATTCCGTTGCCGTGGATATTAGGGCCGTTACTGGCAACTTTCATTTACAACACCTATACCACGACAACATTAAGTCAGAATAAGTTCATATTAAATATCAGTTTTCTATTCACCGGCTGCCAAATAGGGGCTACTTTCACGACAACAACATTAGAAAAAGTGATTCCCTATTTCGTTCCTTTTTTTATCATAACTGTTTTGCTGATTTATGCATGCATGAAAAGTGGCGAACTACTTGCTAAATATGCCAGTATTGGCAAAACCACAGGTGTATTAGGAAGTATACCGGGCGGCTTGTCCGTAATGGTAGAAATGAGTGACTCATTGAAAGCCAATACTGGCTTGGTGGCAATCTTTCACACGATTCGCTTAATGGCGGTATTGATGATCGTGCCATTGCTTGCGTCGTTTATGTTTACACAAACCGACACTGCTACAATGGTATCTGATCGGATATCATTTAACGTTTGGACAGCTATACTGTACGGTTTACTGTTTATCTTGGCCTATTTATTACGTCGCAAAATACCAGCGCCATTCGTACTAATACCGATGATAATCATTGCTTGCTTCAAAATTAGTGGTATCGAAGTAGGAAATGTCCCGGTTAGTTTATATCATTTTGCACAAGTTTCAATTGGTATCCACTTAGGATTGTCCATCACCATGTCTGATATTAAAAAAGCAGGTAATTTTTCTTGGGTCTTCTTTTTATTTACTTGTGTGATTATCATGCTATCAGTCGGCTTAGGTTATATTTTCGCCTCGATGTCTAATCTAAGCTTCGCGACAGCAATGCTTAGTCTGGCACCAGGAGGATTAGTGGAAATGGCTATTACAGCAGGAGAGGTTAATGCAGATCCTGCAATCGTTGGTTCCTTGCAATTGGTTCGACTGTTATTTATTATTTTGATTCTTCCGTTTGCTTTGAAAAAATGGACCAAGTTTGACAGTTAA
- a CDS encoding DUF6501 family protein yields the protein MIHKNWENNPTIKQLKCVHTNAKKYKVNSVLTEGKVYDVKNETEEFYFVIDNTNRIAGLKKDYFETV from the coding sequence ATGATACATAAGAATTGGGAAAACAACCCAACTATTAAACAACTAAAATGTGTGCATACCAATGCAAAAAAATATAAAGTAAACTCCGTACTAACAGAAGGAAAAGTGTATGACGTAAAAAATGAAACCGAGGAATTTTATTTTGTGATTGATAATACGAACCGAATTGCTGGTTTAAAAAAAGACTATTTCGAAACCGTCTAA
- a CDS encoding histidine phosphatase family protein: protein MKRILLIRHCHAEGQHRDSPLSKRGIQQAYELARKLEQLSYPIDRIITSPYMRANETIRPFAARQQIKVETDERLKERLLSEQPVDDWIDILEESFENFHFKLPGGESSNDAFKRADEVLEECLQDPLHENIIVVTHGNLLALMLQKFHVDFGFHEWKTLTNPDVFLIQRIGGEYISERIWEDSESYHY from the coding sequence ATGAAAAGAATTCTTCTAATTCGACACTGCCATGCTGAAGGACAGCATCGTGACTCTCCACTTTCCAAAAGAGGCATTCAACAAGCCTACGAGCTAGCCAGAAAGTTGGAGCAGCTAAGCTATCCTATTGACAGAATCATTACCAGTCCATATATGCGGGCAAATGAAACAATCAGACCGTTTGCAGCAAGGCAGCAAATAAAGGTAGAAACAGATGAACGCTTAAAGGAACGATTATTAAGCGAACAGCCTGTTGATGATTGGATTGACATTTTGGAAGAGTCTTTTGAGAATTTCCATTTCAAACTGCCAGGTGGAGAATCTTCGAATGATGCATTTAAACGGGCAGATGAAGTGTTAGAAGAATGCTTACAGGATCCATTACATGAAAATATTATCGTTGTAACACATGGAAACTTATTAGCATTGATGCTGCAAAAATTCCATGTGGATTTTGGCTTTCATGAATGGAAAACACTTACGAATCCTGATGTGTTTTTAATTCAGAGAATTGGGGGAGAATATATTTCAGAGAGGATTTGGGAAGATTCAGAGTCCTATCATTACTGA
- a CDS encoding indolepyruvate ferredoxin oxidoreductase subunit alpha — protein MAFVITSPCEQEKAGECVEVCPVDCIEEGKDMFYIDPDICIDCGACEAVCPVEAIYMEDEVPDEENEYIALNRKFFEED, from the coding sequence TTGGCATTTGTTATTACTTCACCTTGCGAACAAGAAAAGGCAGGGGAATGTGTAGAAGTTTGTCCAGTAGATTGTATAGAAGAAGGAAAAGATATGTTTTATATCGATCCCGACATTTGCATCGATTGTGGTGCATGTGAGGCGGTGTGTCCAGTAGAAGCAATCTACATGGAAGACGAAGTACCTGATGAAGAAAATGAATACATCGCATTAAACCGAAAATTCTTTGAAGAAGATTAA
- a CDS encoding acylphosphatase, which translates to MRQIHVIVSGRVQGVGFRFFAQQAAAEHRIVGFVKNQEDGSVVIKAQGEDNDTESFIDQIRKGPSTFAKVKNLEITEENVSDKFNKFEIKY; encoded by the coding sequence TTGAGACAGATTCATGTCATTGTATCAGGAAGAGTTCAGGGGGTAGGATTTCGGTTTTTTGCCCAACAGGCTGCTGCAGAGCACCGTATAGTCGGTTTTGTAAAAAATCAAGAAGATGGATCGGTTGTGATTAAAGCACAAGGTGAAGATAACGATACAGAATCTTTTATAGATCAAATCCGAAAAGGCCCATCTACCTTTGCTAAAGTAAAGAATTTAGAGATTACTGAAGAGAACGTATCTGATAAATTCAATAAATTCGAAATTAAGTATTAA
- a CDS encoding FAD-dependent oxidoreductase — translation MHTPIWLETEMKSFEPLHDSLQTDVTIIGGGITGVLTAYHLAKQGVKVVLLERDRLCQSTTGHTTAKITAQHDLIYDELIQHFGEENAALYYNSQKEAMAFYRKIISSYQINCHFQQEHAYLYTNQTQNQEKLERERKAYQKLAIEGALVDQIPFTFPHTKALRMDNQAQFHPRAFLKTIVPEIEKHDGQIYEQTTAVDIDYQPKTIVRTARGHNIITDNVIIASQFPFYEGQGFYSTRMYPSRSYVIGFTSSESYPGGMYLDVDQPVRSIRHIQNEDQTIWLLGGQAHKTGQQQQHTDPYAQLTQFAIRYLNSQAFYYQWSAQDYETLDKLPYIGPLNKRHPNVFVATGYRKWGMTNSAVAAQLLADLIIGKENPYKKLYQPQRFHADPDLKAFMRNNSDVATEFVKGKLSPTDHIKHLKPDSSAKIKQNGATVGVYKDNDHQLHAIDPTCTHLGCECNWNQSEKSWDCPCHGSRFNYDGKVIEGPATKNLDKLSL, via the coding sequence ATGCATACACCGATCTGGTTAGAAACGGAAATGAAATCATTTGAGCCATTACACGATAGCCTCCAAACGGATGTTACCATTATTGGCGGTGGAATTACCGGTGTTTTAACAGCTTATCATTTAGCTAAACAAGGCGTTAAAGTCGTACTATTGGAAAGAGATCGTCTTTGTCAATCTACCACAGGCCATACAACTGCTAAAATAACCGCACAGCATGATCTTATCTATGATGAATTAATACAACATTTTGGTGAGGAAAATGCTGCACTTTACTACAACAGCCAAAAAGAAGCTATGGCATTTTATCGTAAAATAATAAGTTCATATCAGATAAACTGTCACTTTCAGCAAGAGCATGCGTATTTGTATACAAATCAGACGCAAAATCAGGAGAAATTGGAACGAGAAAGAAAGGCTTATCAGAAATTAGCAATCGAAGGAGCCTTAGTTGATCAAATTCCGTTTACATTTCCACATACAAAAGCGCTGAGAATGGATAACCAAGCACAGTTTCACCCGAGGGCCTTTTTAAAAACGATTGTACCCGAAATTGAAAAACATGATGGCCAAATCTATGAACAAACAACTGCTGTAGACATTGACTATCAACCCAAAACGATTGTAAGAACAGCTAGAGGACATAATATTATTACAGATAATGTTATCATAGCAAGTCAATTTCCGTTTTACGAAGGACAAGGATTTTACAGTACGAGAATGTATCCATCGAGATCGTATGTAATAGGATTCACATCTTCCGAATCCTATCCAGGAGGTATGTATTTAGATGTGGATCAGCCGGTTCGATCCATTCGACACATTCAAAACGAGGATCAGACGATCTGGTTACTTGGTGGTCAAGCCCATAAAACGGGACAACAGCAGCAACATACAGATCCATATGCACAACTAACCCAATTTGCAATTCGGTATCTGAACAGTCAAGCGTTTTATTACCAATGGTCAGCACAGGATTATGAAACACTTGATAAATTACCGTATATCGGACCGTTAAACAAGCGACATCCGAATGTCTTTGTTGCGACAGGTTATCGAAAATGGGGTATGACGAATAGCGCGGTAGCAGCACAGTTACTTGCGGACTTGATTATTGGAAAAGAAAATCCATATAAAAAGCTATATCAACCGCAGCGTTTTCACGCAGATCCTGATTTGAAGGCTTTTATGCGAAATAATTCAGACGTTGCAACAGAATTTGTTAAAGGAAAACTAAGTCCGACAGATCATATAAAACATTTAAAGCCGGATTCTAGTGCAAAGATTAAACAGAATGGTGCAACGGTTGGCGTGTATAAAGATAATGATCATCAACTACATGCAATTGATCCAACTTGCACACATTTAGGTTGTGAATGTAATTGGAATCAATCAGAAAAAAGCTGGGATTGTCCATGTCATGGATCAAGATTTAACTATGATGGAAAAGTAATCGAAGGTCCAGCAACGAAAAATTTAGATAAACTTAGCTTATAA
- a CDS encoding N-acetylglucosamine-6-phosphate deacetylase, whose protein sequence is MASSNVIKGIHYKSRRPIEITVEEEKILAIKEVKNPNTDSLPTIAPGLVDLQINGYEGRDFNSHPLSKQLIKEASYALFKEGVTSYYPTIITNGDQEIKESAETITQACDEDELVAKTVAGIHLEGPFISPEDGPRGAHGQEYVKAPDWSLFKKWQAAANGNIKLLTLSPEWSNASEFIRQCENSGVKVSVGHTAATSQQIRSAVESGAVMSTHLGNGAHLMLPRHPNYIWEQLAQDELWNCCIADGFHLPESVLKVIFKVKKERAILVSDAVFLSGLEPGTYKTHIGGEVVLTEAGKLHLAENPDLLAGSVQMLQDGIKNLVDFGICTFAEAWDAASIHPARLMNLSVEKGLEEGAPADFVLLQDGQVNQTVKAGYTVFERC, encoded by the coding sequence ATGGCGTCTAGCAATGTAATCAAAGGGATTCATTATAAATCAAGGAGACCGATTGAAATAACTGTTGAGGAAGAGAAGATCCTTGCGATAAAAGAAGTGAAAAATCCCAACACTGATTCATTGCCAACCATTGCTCCCGGACTTGTAGACCTTCAAATTAATGGGTATGAAGGCAGGGATTTTAATTCTCATCCTTTGTCTAAGCAGCTAATAAAAGAGGCTTCCTATGCACTATTTAAAGAAGGGGTTACTTCCTATTATCCAACTATTATCACTAATGGTGATCAAGAAATAAAAGAATCAGCAGAAACAATAACTCAAGCCTGTGACGAAGATGAATTAGTAGCAAAAACCGTCGCAGGAATCCATTTGGAGGGTCCTTTTATTTCCCCTGAGGATGGACCACGGGGAGCACATGGCCAAGAATATGTAAAAGCACCAGATTGGTCATTATTTAAGAAATGGCAAGCAGCAGCTAACGGAAACATTAAGCTGCTGACATTATCACCTGAGTGGTCAAACGCATCGGAATTTATCCGTCAATGTGAAAATAGCGGTGTGAAAGTTTCTGTTGGTCATACAGCAGCAACAAGCCAGCAAATTCGATCAGCTGTAGAATCAGGTGCTGTAATGTCTACTCATTTAGGGAATGGTGCCCATCTGATGCTGCCGCGACACCCTAATTATATTTGGGAGCAGTTAGCCCAGGATGAGCTCTGGAACTGTTGTATAGCTGATGGTTTTCATCTTCCGGAGTCTGTATTAAAGGTAATTTTCAAAGTAAAAAAAGAGCGCGCGATTTTAGTTAGTGATGCTGTTTTCTTAAGTGGTTTAGAGCCTGGTACTTATAAGACACACATCGGCGGTGAAGTAGTGCTCACAGAAGCAGGAAAACTTCATTTAGCAGAGAATCCGGATTTACTAGCGGGATCGGTACAAATGTTACAAGATGGTATTAAAAATCTTGTGGACTTTGGTATTTGTACGTTTGCAGAGGCATGGGATGCTGCCTCGATTCATCCGGCTAGACTAATGAATTTATCGGTTGAGAAAGGTTTGGAAGAAGGAGCACCCGCAGATTTTGTTTTGCTGCAGGACGGGCAAGTTAATCAGACGGTTAAAGCTGGGTATACGGTATTTGAACGGTGTTAA
- a CDS encoding glucosamine-6-phosphate deaminase, with protein MHIKSDKVDQLNFHLFDNREDMGKAAAKEVANKIVTLLERQETVRMIFAAAPSQIEFLQALLREKEIEWERIIAFHMDEYIGLEEAASQRFSAFLKKHIFDKVPFKKVHLIDGSKDALEECQRYAELICAEPIDIICLGIGENGHIAFNDPPVADFDDKEIMKIVELDASCRQQQVNDGCFDTFDKVPTHALTLTIPAMMSGAFLYCIVPGASKTTAVRETLTGAISTKCPATILREHPNCNMYVDRDSYGV; from the coding sequence ATGCATATAAAGTCTGATAAAGTCGATCAACTAAATTTTCATCTTTTTGATAACCGGGAAGACATGGGGAAGGCAGCAGCAAAAGAAGTTGCAAACAAAATTGTTACATTATTAGAACGACAGGAAACAGTACGAATGATTTTTGCAGCTGCTCCTTCACAAATCGAGTTTTTACAAGCACTTTTGCGAGAGAAAGAGATCGAATGGGAACGGATTATTGCCTTTCACATGGATGAGTACATTGGTCTTGAAGAAGCGGCATCGCAAAGATTTAGTGCATTTTTAAAAAAACATATCTTTGACAAAGTCCCATTTAAAAAAGTCCATCTCATTGATGGCAGCAAAGACGCTTTGGAAGAGTGTCAAAGATACGCAGAACTTATTTGTGCTGAACCAATCGATATCATCTGCCTAGGAATTGGAGAAAACGGACATATTGCTTTTAATGACCCGCCAGTTGCTGATTTCGATGATAAAGAGATTATGAAAATAGTCGAGCTTGATGCTTCTTGCAGACAGCAGCAAGTTAATGATGGTTGTTTCGATACTTTTGACAAGGTACCAACACATGCTCTAACGTTAACGATTCCTGCCATGATGTCAGGCGCTTTCTTGTACTGTATCGTTCCAGGCGCATCCAAAACAACAGCTGTGAGAGAAACATTAACTGGAGCTATTTCAACCAAATGTCCAGCAACGATTTTAAGAGAGCATCCCAACTGTAATATGTATGTGGATCGTGATTCATATGGCGTCTAG
- a CDS encoding Gfo/Idh/MocA family protein, giving the protein MSNIKKTRFAILGCGIIAEIHAKGIAETEEASLEAVYDINQEVSDTFADKHGAISCHSLEELLDMDTIDVVCICTPSGIHAEQTLQVAKAKKHILVEKPMAIKLVDISAMIQACEENQVLLSTVFPRRMSPQANFARQLIQEGKLGKLSLCSAYVKLFRDQAYYDSAGWRGTWEVDGGGAMMNQGIHTVDMLQWLAGPVSSLYGKTNAVLRDIEVEDTALSLLQFENGAMGVLEITTTAYDGKGQRLAIHGEKGTLEIEEDTITKLEIDGEQVMLPDFEDFEVIPDGHRLQIRDMALAVQEKRPPIIPGTEGQHSLEIILGTYQSSRLVKELDLT; this is encoded by the coding sequence ATGTCAAACATAAAGAAAACGCGTTTTGCAATACTAGGCTGTGGCATTATAGCAGAGATACATGCTAAAGGAATCGCAGAAACAGAAGAAGCATCATTAGAGGCTGTTTACGATATCAATCAGGAAGTCAGTGATACTTTTGCGGATAAACATGGAGCGATCTCCTGCCATAGCTTAGAGGAATTACTTGATATGGATACGATTGATGTTGTATGTATCTGTACACCAAGCGGTATTCATGCAGAACAAACCCTTCAAGTTGCAAAAGCGAAGAAACATATTTTAGTAGAAAAACCAATGGCTATAAAACTAGTGGACATTTCTGCTATGATTCAGGCTTGTGAAGAGAATCAAGTATTGCTTTCTACTGTATTTCCGCGACGGATGTCACCTCAGGCTAATTTTGCTAGACAACTCATTCAAGAAGGGAAGTTAGGCAAGCTAAGTCTATGTTCTGCATATGTGAAGCTGTTTCGGGATCAAGCATACTATGACAGTGCTGGATGGCGAGGTACGTGGGAGGTTGATGGTGGGGGTGCTATGATGAATCAAGGCATTCATACCGTCGACATGCTGCAATGGCTGGCAGGTCCTGTTTCATCACTGTACGGAAAAACGAATGCAGTTTTGCGTGATATAGAAGTAGAAGATACAGCTTTATCGTTATTACAGTTTGAAAACGGTGCAATGGGCGTATTAGAGATTACAACGACAGCTTACGACGGTAAAGGCCAACGTTTAGCGATACATGGGGAAAAGGGAACATTAGAAATAGAAGAGGATACGATTACTAAATTGGAAATTGACGGGGAACAGGTCATGCTGCCAGATTTTGAAGATTTTGAAGTAATTCCTGATGGGCATCGTTTACAGATCAGGGATATGGCATTAGCTGTTCAGGAAAAGCGGCCCCCTATTATCCCAGGGACAGAAGGTCAGCATTCATTGGAAATTATATTGGGAACTTATCAATCTAGCCGTTTAGTAAAAGAATTGGATTTAACTTAA
- a CDS encoding Gfo/Idh/MocA family protein, whose product MKFSIIGCQHPHISIFIKEMLDLGYKCVGIYESENRTLVKTIAEKYNLKMVDDIDLLLDESVEVVGCASINKDKINIIEMCEQYKKHIMIDKPAVTNRKDFERLKAVAERGKMQIGMLLTERFRPSIYTVKKQIDDGRLGDIVSISMRKPHQLNPAKRPPWHFSKEQSGGIIIDLFVHDIDLLRWLSGDEINTISCHAAKNILPEYPSFYDAAGMQIVMNDGVISQLYADWHTPDKSWTWGDCRLYVVGTKGVAEIRLEGDPFISDTDLVLRVSDDEVLTKVPTIQPPVTITEDFLQRIRGEYGFIGHQDLLVATEATIKADEQANKVNRT is encoded by the coding sequence GTGAAATTTTCGATTATAGGTTGTCAACACCCACACATCAGTATATTTATTAAAGAAATGCTTGATTTAGGTTATAAATGCGTGGGGATTTATGAGTCAGAAAACAGGACTTTAGTCAAAACAATCGCTGAGAAATATAATCTGAAAATGGTGGATGATATTGATCTCTTATTAGATGAGTCAGTTGAAGTTGTTGGGTGTGCAAGTATTAACAAAGACAAAATAAATATTATCGAGATGTGTGAGCAATATAAAAAACATATCATGATCGATAAACCCGCAGTTACAAATCGCAAAGATTTCGAAAGGCTAAAAGCTGTAGCAGAACGAGGCAAGATGCAAATTGGTATGCTGCTCACAGAGCGATTCAGACCATCGATATACACAGTAAAAAAGCAGATTGATGATGGACGCTTAGGAGATATCGTGAGTATTTCGATGAGAAAACCGCACCAGTTAAATCCTGCTAAACGTCCTCCATGGCATTTTTCTAAAGAACAATCTGGAGGTATTATCATTGATTTATTTGTGCATGACATCGATCTGCTGCGGTGGTTGTCAGGTGATGAAATCAATACGATTTCTTGTCATGCAGCCAAGAACATTTTGCCTGAATATCCATCCTTTTACGATGCTGCCGGGATGCAAATTGTCATGAATGATGGGGTAATCTCTCAATTATATGCAGATTGGCATACGCCAGACAAAAGCTGGACGTGGGGAGATTGTCGTCTTTATGTAGTCGGAACAAAGGGAGTGGCAGAAATTCGTTTAGAAGGTGACCCTTTTATTTCTGATACAGATTTAGTGTTAAGAGTGAGTGATGACGAAGTTTTAACAAAAGTACCGACAATCCAGCCTCCTGTAACGATTACAGAAGATTTCTTGCAGCGGATTCGCGGAGAGTATGGATTCATAGGTCATCAGGATCTGCTTGTAGCTACAGAAGCGACTATTAAAGCGGATGAACAGGCAAATAAGGTGAATCGTACATGA
- a CDS encoding sugar phosphate isomerase/epimerase family protein: MKYAAFSGAFIDYSIQQTMVMTKELGFDGIEIACREPHLSSSTSLPRVEEMKDLADHLGLEIPVLAGYTGHFSTASDQECAKALQEFRQLLKWAEILGADMVRVFPGGPNGFLAEDYHYEKAAFWLNQCVKEAKAFSINVIMEIHNISLIETVEQSKKLINTIGHHENIGLIHDAGNMYITDTDYGRDSILNLGEHLFHFHVKDVKRVGESSSAPGSFTNKTKHGDEQFMLCLLGEGAIEHQPLFDTLCEIEYNGWITLECAAPYPPKDRIEADLKKVQEMVKRNSFS, encoded by the coding sequence ATGAAATATGCAGCTTTCAGCGGAGCGTTTATAGATTACAGTATTCAGCAAACAATGGTCATGACGAAGGAATTGGGCTTTGATGGCATCGAGATTGCTTGCAGGGAGCCTCACCTGTCTTCAAGTACGTCACTTCCCAGAGTAGAGGAAATGAAAGATTTAGCAGATCATTTGGGTCTTGAAATTCCTGTTCTGGCAGGGTACACAGGACACTTTTCGACTGCAAGTGATCAGGAATGTGCAAAAGCATTACAGGAATTTAGGCAACTTTTAAAATGGGCAGAAATTCTTGGAGCGGATATGGTCCGGGTATTTCCAGGTGGCCCGAATGGTTTCCTTGCAGAAGATTATCATTATGAGAAAGCAGCTTTTTGGTTGAATCAGTGTGTCAAGGAAGCAAAGGCCTTTTCGATAAACGTAATAATGGAAATTCATAATATAAGTTTGATAGAAACGGTCGAGCAAAGCAAGAAATTAATCAATACGATCGGCCATCATGAAAACATTGGCTTGATTCATGACGCAGGAAACATGTATATCACAGATACCGATTATGGAAGAGATTCTATCCTTAATTTAGGGGAGCATCTTTTTCATTTTCATGTAAAGGATGTAAAGAGAGTAGGAGAATCATCTTCTGCGCCTGGTTCCTTTACGAATAAAACAAAACATGGGGATGAACAGTTCATGCTGTGTTTGTTAGGTGAAGGAGCGATAGAGCACCAGCCACTATTTGATACGTTGTGCGAGATAGAGTATAACGGCTGGATTACGTTGGAATGTGCTGCACCCTATCCACCAAAGGATAGAATAGAAGCTGATTTAAAGAAGGTTCAGGAAATGGTAAAAAGGAATTCTTTTTCGTAG
- a CDS encoding beta-N-acetylhexosaminidase: MELFFEGDILEFQDGIDQLMQQWAFSQSKDGVPIKVEQTDVDEIYVNFNHSKAEIHYHHPVQFFRALGLLLEHMQVVEEMKVREVPQFQMNGPMLDCSRNAVLTTEFLKEMIRLMAGMGLNTLLLYMEDTYEIESAPYFGYMRGRYSREELKEIDEFASLFGIEVIPCIQTLAHLSTYLRWDVTKDIRDTDDILLANSEKTYQFIEKMIQSVSEPFRSRRIHIGMDEAHFLGRGNYIERFGHQSAFQIMSDHLQAVREITAKHHLQPMIWSDMYFRIASDKGDYYDTQAAIPKDIIRQKPDDVQLVYWDYYHEDQDFYHDYIRKHQEFGMNPLFAGGIWTFNGNTIHYDKTFASTHAALRACKKEGVTEVFVTLWGDDGAETNPFTALLGLQLYAEHGYTKEITNEKLRSRFRFCTGAEMDAFLQLGSIDSYIHPGKNLEPVNPSKFLLWQDPLVGLFDHYIEDQKVASCYQQLEKDLLQVKTKTGKWQGLFDYAGALCATLSIKSTIGTNMKTAYEQNDKAGLDQILQKDLPELLQKVKRLHLLHYKQWMETNKPFGWEVLDIRYGGLMLRIETTMLRLREFLEGTITAIPELEQERLSYANEAKENELVRCNLYQHIATPNVL; encoded by the coding sequence ATGGAACTTTTCTTTGAAGGAGATATTCTGGAGTTTCAGGATGGAATTGACCAGCTAATGCAGCAGTGGGCATTTTCTCAATCAAAGGATGGCGTTCCCATAAAGGTGGAACAAACAGATGTTGATGAGATTTATGTTAATTTTAATCACTCTAAAGCAGAAATTCACTATCATCATCCGGTTCAGTTTTTTCGAGCTTTAGGACTGCTATTAGAACACATGCAAGTGGTAGAAGAAATGAAGGTAAGAGAAGTACCGCAATTTCAGATGAACGGTCCGATGCTTGATTGTTCACGAAATGCTGTGTTAACAACGGAATTCCTCAAAGAAATGATACGGTTGATGGCAGGAATGGGCTTGAATACACTGTTGCTTTATATGGAAGATACGTATGAAATTGAATCAGCACCTTATTTCGGCTATATGCGAGGCAGGTACAGCAGGGAAGAATTAAAGGAGATCGATGAGTTTGCCTCTCTTTTTGGGATAGAAGTCATTCCATGTATCCAAACACTTGCCCATTTATCTACTTATCTTAGATGGGATGTAACAAAAGATATTCGTGATACAGACGATATTTTATTGGCTAATTCGGAGAAAACGTATCAATTCATTGAAAAAATGATCCAATCAGTTAGTGAACCCTTCCGATCGAGAAGAATTCATATCGGTATGGATGAAGCCCATTTTCTTGGAAGAGGAAATTATATAGAGCGATTTGGACACCAATCTGCTTTTCAGATTATGAGTGACCATTTGCAAGCTGTAAGGGAGATTACCGCTAAGCATCATCTTCAACCGATGATATGGAGCGATATGTACTTTCGGATCGCTTCTGATAAAGGTGATTATTATGATACGCAGGCTGCTATTCCTAAAGATATTATCCGTCAAAAACCCGATGACGTACAGTTGGTCTACTGGGATTATTATCATGAAGATCAAGATTTTTATCATGACTATATACGAAAACATCAAGAATTTGGAATGAATCCACTATTTGCAGGAGGAATTTGGACGTTTAATGGAAATACCATTCATTATGACAAGACTTTTGCTTCCACACATGCAGCCTTACGTGCTTGTAAGAAAGAAGGTGTTACAGAAGTTTTTGTCACGCTATGGGGAGACGATGGAGCGGAGACTAATCCATTCACAGCTCTGTTAGGTCTTCAGTTATACGCAGAACATGGATATACAAAAGAAATCACTAATGAAAAATTAAGATCTCGCTTTCGATTTTGTACAGGTGCAGAGATGGATGCATTTTTGCAGTTAGGGAGTATCGATTCCTATATTCATCCTGGCAAAAATCTGGAGCCTGTGAATCCTTCCAAATTTCTGCTTTGGCAAGATCCATTAGTAGGATTGTTTGATCACTATATAGAGGATCAGAAGGTTGCATCATGCTATCAACAACTTGAAAAAGACCTGCTGCAGGTTAAAACTAAAACTGGTAAGTGGCAAGGCTTATTTGATTATGCCGGTGCATTATGTGCGACATTAAGTATCAAAAGCACGATAGGGACCAACATGAAAACCGCATATGAGCAAAATGATAAAGCGGGTCTGGATCAGATTCTTCAAAAAGACCTTCCAGAATTGCTTCAAAAAGTAAAGAGATTACATCTACTTCACTACAAGCAGTGGATGGAGACAAACAAACCCTTTGGCTGGGAGGTACTTGATATCCGCTATGGTGGTCTGATGCTACGTATTGAGACAACAATGCTGCGCTTGCGTGAATTCTTGGAAGGAACAATTACAGCAATACCAGAGCTGGAACAAGAACGGCTAAGTTATGCAAACGAAGCAAAGGAGAACGAATTGGTTCGTTGTAATTTGTACCAGCATATTGCCACGCCGAACGTGCTTTGA